From Bradyrhizobium erythrophlei:
AGAGACCGAACGCCTCGTCGTCATCGATATAGACCGTTGCGGTCAGTTTATCCTTCGGCAGGCCGAATTCCTTGGTCACCAGATTCCAGGCGAGCTCGATGGCGCGGTCCTTGAAATAATCGCCGAACGAGAAATTGCCGAGCATCTCGAAAAAGGTGTGATGCCGGGCGGTATAGCCGACATTGTCGAGGTCGTTGTGTTTGCCGCCGGCGCGGACGCATTTCTGCGAGGTGGTGGCGCGCTGATAGGGCCGCTTTTCCACGCCGGTGAAGACGTTCTTGAACTGCACCATGCCGGCATTGGTGAACATCAGCGTCGGGTCGTTGCGCGGCACCAGCGGCGACGACGGCACGATCTCGTGGCCGTTATCGGCAAAGAATTTCAGAAAAGTCGACCTGATCTCGTTAACGCCGCTCATGTTGGTCCAATCGCAAAAACAACAGGGATTCGCCCGCAAAAGGCATGTGTCCCGCGACCCGCTTTTAGACAAGGGGGCTCATTGTGTCCAGAAAGTGTGCAGGAGATCAGGGGCTTGCCGCACAGCCGTTGATAGATGCTGCGACTGCGTTGACAGCCTTGGTGCTGGCGTGTTTTCTTCCTACCTGTACAAGACGTCACGTCGGGAGAGATCGGCTTAAGCGCCGGCGCCGAAGGAGCAACCGCCCCGGAAACTCTCAGGCAAACGGACCCTCGTGACTGGCTAGCATCTGGAAAGAGACACCTAAGGGCTTCGGTCCTGACGTGTCCGCCGACGGGATAATACTCTCAGGCACAGCGACAGATGGGGCTTCGACAGGTTTTCCGAGGGATTTTCCTTGGGAACCGCGAGGGCCCAGTGATGCTTGCGCGCGACGACAAATCTCCGTTGAAAACCACCCCTTTACACGCCCTGCACGTATCCAGCGGCGGCAAAATGGTGCCGTTCGCCGGTTACGACATGCCGGTGCAATTCGCATCAGGCGTGCTCCGGGAGCACCTGCATACCCGCGAGGCCGCAGGCCTGTTCGACGTCTCGCATATGGGCCAGATCGCGCTACGGCCGAAATCCGGCAAGCTGGAAGATGCGGCGCTAGCGCTGGAACGGCTGGTGCCGCAGGACATGCTCAGCGTTGCACCGGGACGACAGCGCTACGCCCAGTTCACCAATGACGCGGGCGGGATTCTCGACGACCTGATGGTCGCGAATTTCGGCAAGCTTTTGTTTCTGGTGGTCAACGCCGCCTGCAAGGCCGAGGACGAGGCCCATCTGCGGGCCGGCCTGTCGGATATCTGCGTGATCGAGCCGCTTCGCGGCCGCGCGCTGCTGGCGCTGCAGGGATCGAAGGCCGAATCGGTGCTGGCAAAACTTTGCGCGGAGGCGCCCGCGATGCGCTTCATGGATGCCGGTCCGCACCGTGTCGACGGCATCGACTGCTTCGTCTCGCGCTCCGGCTATACCGGAGAGGACGGTTTCGAGATTTCGGTTCCGGCCGAACAGGCGGAGCGGCTGGCGAAAACCCTGCTGGCGAACGGCGACGTGCTGCCGATTGGGCTCGGGGCCCGCGACAGCCTGCGGCTGGAGGCCGGGCTTTGCCTCTACGGCCACGACATCGACACCTCCACGACGCCGGTCGAGGGCGCGCTGGAATGGTCCATTCAAAAGAGCCGCCGCAAGGGCGGCGCGCGGGCCGGCGGATTTCCCGGCGCGGACCGGATTTTCGGCCAGTTCGAACAGGGCGCGCCACGCCGCCGCGTCGGGCTGCGGCCCGAGGGCCGCGCCCCCGTGCGGGAGGGCGCGCCGCTGTTTGCCGATGCCAGTTCGAGCGAACAGATCGGCGCGGTCACCTCGGGCGGATTTGGGCCGAGCCTGAACGCGCCGGTGGCGATGGGCTATCTGCCGACGCCGCGCGCCACGCTCGGCACCACCGTGTTCGCCGAATTGCGCGGCCAGCGCCTGCCGCTGCGGGTCGCGGCCATGCCCTTCGTTGCCAATACCTACAAACGCTAAGGAATCATCATGACCACGCTCTACACCTCCGATCACGAATGGCTCCGCATCGAGGGCGACGTCGCCACCATCGGCGTCACCGATTACGCCCAGTCGCAGCTCGGCGATGTCGTGTTCGTCGAACTGCCGAAGGTCGGCCGCAACCTGAAGAAGGCGGAAGCCGCCGCGGTGGTCGAATCCGTCAAGGCCGCCTCCGACGTCTACGCGCCAATTTCAGGCGAAGTGCTCGAAGTCAACGAGGCGCTCGCCAACGAGCCTGCGCTGGTGAATTCCGACGCCGCCGGCAAGGCGTGGTTTTTCAAGATCAAGATCGCAGACAAGAGCGAACTCGGCGGCCTGATGGATGAGGCCGCCTACAAGGCACATACGGCGTGAGATGATGAAGCCGACGAAAACAGCCGTCATGCCCTGCGAAGGCGGGGCATCCAGTAGCCACCGGCACCGACGATTGAACCGAGGAGCCACGGCGTACTGGATCGTCCGCGTTCGCGGACGATGACACCGAGTGTGAACATTCCAGCGAGGAACCCATGACCGCGCACCGCAAACCCGTTGACGAAGCCGCCACCAATTTCGTCCGCCGCCATATCGGCCCCTCGCCCCGCGACATGTCGGCGATGCTGGAAACGGTGGGCGCAGCGAGCCTCTCCGCGCTGATGGCGGAGACCCTGCCCGCCTCGATCCGCCAGCAGGCGCCGCTCGATCTCGGCACAGCCTTGAGCGAAACCGAAGCGCTCGCCCATACGCGCGAGCTGGCGTCGCAGAATGCGCTCTTCACTTCGCTGATCGGCCAAGGGTATTCCGGCACCATCCTGCCGGCGGTGATCCAGCGCAACATCCTGGAAAACCCCGCCTGGTACACGGCCTATACGCCGTATCAGCCGGAGATCAGCCAGGGCCGGCTGGAAGCCCTGTTCAACTTCCAGACCATGATCTCTGACCTCACCGGGCTCGACGTCGCCAACGCCTCGCTGCTGGATGAGGCGACCGCCGCGGCCGAAGCCATGGCGCTGGCCGAACGCGCCGCGCAGGCCAGGACAAAATCCTTTTTCGTCGATGCCGAGGTGCATCCGCAGACGCTGGCCGTGCTGCGCACCCGCGCCGAACCGCTCGGCTGGAACCTGATCGTCGGCGATCCCATGACCGATCTGGCCAGCGCGAACGTATTCGGCGCCCTGCTGCAATACCCGGGCACATCGGGCGCGGTGCGCGACTTCAGGCCCGCCATCGCGGCGCTGCACGCCAGGGGCGCGCTTGCGGTTGTCGCCGCCGATCTTCTGGCGCTGACGCTGCTGGCCTCGCCCGGCGACCTCGGTGCCGACATCGCCATCGGGTCGGCGCAGCGTTTTGGCGTGCCGATGGGCTATGGCGGGCCGCACGCCGCCTATATGGCGGTGCGCGATGCCCTGAAGCGCTCGCTGCCGGGGCGCATCGTCGGCCTGTCGATCGATTCGCGTGGAGAGCCCGCCTATCGCCTTGCGCTGCAGACCCGCGAGCAGCATATCCGCCGGGAAAAGGCGACCTCCAACATCTGCACCGCGCAGGTGCTTTTGGCCGTGATCGCGTCGATTTATGCGGTCTATCATGGCCCGGAGGGACTGACCCATATCGCGCGCACCATCCATCGCCGCACCGCCGTGCTGGCCGCCGGCTTGCGCAAGCTCGGCTTTGCGCCAGCGTCTGAGGCATTCTTCGATACACTGACGGTGGAAGCCGGCGGCAAGCAGGGCGAGATCATCACCCGCGCGCTGGCCGAGAAGATCAATCTGCGGATCGGCCAAGGGAAGCTACAGGGCAAGCTCGCCATCGCGCTCGACGAAACCACGACGCCCGAGATCGTCGAGGCGGTTTGGCGGGCGTTCGGCGGCAGACTGACCTACGCTGACATCGAGGCCGGCGCCCGCGATGCCCTGCCCGCCGAGTTGAAGCGCACAGCCACATTCCTGACCCATCCGGTGTTCCACGCCCACCGCTCCGAGACCGAACTGTTGCGCTACATGCGCAAGCTCAGCGACCGGGATCTTGCGCTCGACCGCGCCATGATCCCGCTCGGCTCCTGCACCATGAAGCTCAACGCCACCAGCGAGATGATCCCGCTGACCTGGCCCGAATTCGGCGCGCTCCACCCGTTTGCGCCGCGCGGCCAGGCAGAAGGCTATCACGTGCTGTTCGCCCGGCTGGAACAATGGCTGTGCGACATCACAGGCTATGACGC
This genomic window contains:
- the gcvT gene encoding glycine cleavage system aminomethyltransferase GcvT: MLARDDKSPLKTTPLHALHVSSGGKMVPFAGYDMPVQFASGVLREHLHTREAAGLFDVSHMGQIALRPKSGKLEDAALALERLVPQDMLSVAPGRQRYAQFTNDAGGILDDLMVANFGKLLFLVVNAACKAEDEAHLRAGLSDICVIEPLRGRALLALQGSKAESVLAKLCAEAPAMRFMDAGPHRVDGIDCFVSRSGYTGEDGFEISVPAEQAERLAKTLLANGDVLPIGLGARDSLRLEAGLCLYGHDIDTSTTPVEGALEWSIQKSRRKGGARAGGFPGADRIFGQFEQGAPRRRVGLRPEGRAPVREGAPLFADASSSEQIGAVTSGGFGPSLNAPVAMGYLPTPRATLGTTVFAELRGQRLPLRVAAMPFVANTYKR
- the gcvH gene encoding glycine cleavage system protein GcvH: MTTLYTSDHEWLRIEGDVATIGVTDYAQSQLGDVVFVELPKVGRNLKKAEAAAVVESVKAASDVYAPISGEVLEVNEALANEPALVNSDAAGKAWFFKIKIADKSELGGLMDEAAYKAHTA
- the gcvP gene encoding aminomethyl-transferring glycine dehydrogenase, coding for MTAHRKPVDEAATNFVRRHIGPSPRDMSAMLETVGAASLSALMAETLPASIRQQAPLDLGTALSETEALAHTRELASQNALFTSLIGQGYSGTILPAVIQRNILENPAWYTAYTPYQPEISQGRLEALFNFQTMISDLTGLDVANASLLDEATAAAEAMALAERAAQARTKSFFVDAEVHPQTLAVLRTRAEPLGWNLIVGDPMTDLASANVFGALLQYPGTSGAVRDFRPAIAALHARGALAVVAADLLALTLLASPGDLGADIAIGSAQRFGVPMGYGGPHAAYMAVRDALKRSLPGRIVGLSIDSRGEPAYRLALQTREQHIRREKATSNICTAQVLLAVIASIYAVYHGPEGLTHIARTIHRRTAVLAAGLRKLGFAPASEAFFDTLTVEAGGKQGEIITRALAEKINLRIGQGKLQGKLAIALDETTTPEIVEAVWRAFGGRLTYADIEAGARDALPAELKRTATFLTHPVFHAHRSETELLRYMRKLSDRDLALDRAMIPLGSCTMKLNATSEMIPLTWPEFGALHPFAPRGQAEGYHVLFARLEQWLCDITGYDAISLQPNSGAQGEYAGLLAIRGYHAARGEPRRKVCLIPSSAHGTNPASAHMAGMKVVVVACDSRGDVDVTDLRAKADAHALDLAAVMITYPSTHGVFEEHIREICDIVHGHGGQVYLDGANMNAQVGLSRPGDYGADVSHLNLHKTFCIPHGGGGPGMGPIGVKAHLAPFLPGHPAANGKTPAAIGPVSAAPFGSASILTISYIYILMMGGEGLTRATEMAILNANYIATRLDPHFPVLYRNAKGRVAHECIIDPRALKTSSGVTVDDIAKRLIDYGFHAPTMSFPVPGTLMIEPTESESKAELDRFCDAMIAIRREIAEIENGRWKVEASPLRHAPHTVHDIADDSWARAYSRAEGCFPAGTSRSDKYWSPVGRVDNVYGDRNLVCSCPPIEDYAQAAE